From Aliarcobacter butzleri, the proteins below share one genomic window:
- a CDS encoding HAMP domain-containing methyl-accepting chemotaxis protein, which yields MYKNLSIRFKLILSFSVITLLIVMLSIYSNYSISKSADGFSDYRRIAKNSLIISSLENSMFMMRLSIANFLNLEESKYIDSFNKFYLETESLAKESKANITDPQRIRLIEEINSLLPKYKESFFNVVNLMKKENQILEEQIDKNGKEVDNKLSTFINRNQENGKSDISLQYSKFLKDFLLARIYVMKFIESENEEHYNRVNKEFSNLEEKIKILKTTDSSELKEVLEYLNIYKSAIKEIHTTINERNSIVEGELYKIGPKIGDLSEEMIISIKEDQNALGPKVSELNNNIKSLVSIISIIILVICIFIAIILPRNINNLLNTFQDGLFSFFAYLNRESTKAELINLDSKDEFGQMAKVVNENIVKTQKGIEEDRKLIDETIAVLGEFEQGDLCQRLNLSVSNPALMQLKEVLNNMASNLENNIDNVLKVLEQYSNYNYLNKIDQKGLKEHLLKLASGVNSLGDSITQMLIDNKTNGLTLGKSSSELLLNVDKLNLSSNEAAASLEETAAALEEITSNVRNNTQNIAQMAKLSSEVTKLANDGENFANQTTVAMDEINNQVNLVNEAISIIDNIAFQTNILSLNAAVEAATAGEAGKGFAVVAQEVRNLASRSAEAAQDIKTIVENATIKANQGKSIATNMIGGYKELNHSISQTINLINDIQNASKEQLSGIEQINDAVTQLDRQTQQNASIATQTQDIAIVADEIAKLVVSDVDAKEFVGKDKVKGKDINKNKELNNNQKEKSLDSPFINKKSSKRSEQSDEWENF from the coding sequence ATGTATAAAAATTTATCTATAAGATTTAAGTTGATTTTATCTTTTTCAGTGATTACTTTACTTATTGTAATGTTATCAATATACAGTAACTATTCGATTAGTAAATCAGCAGATGGTTTTAGTGATTATCGAAGAATTGCAAAAAATTCTCTTATAATTTCGAGTCTTGAAAATAGTATGTTTATGATGAGATTAAGTATTGCAAACTTTTTAAATCTTGAGGAATCAAAATATATAGATAGCTTTAATAAATTTTATTTAGAAACTGAATCTTTAGCAAAAGAGTCAAAAGCTAATATAACTGATCCCCAGAGAATTCGTTTAATAGAAGAGATTAACTCTTTACTTCCAAAATATAAAGAGTCTTTTTTTAATGTTGTAAATCTTATGAAAAAAGAGAATCAGATTTTAGAAGAGCAAATAGATAAAAACGGAAAAGAGGTTGATAATAAACTTTCTACTTTTATAAATAGAAATCAAGAAAATGGCAAATCAGATATTTCTTTACAATATTCAAAATTTCTAAAAGATTTTCTTCTAGCAAGAATTTATGTTATGAAGTTTATAGAGTCTGAAAATGAAGAACATTATAACAGAGTAAATAAAGAGTTTTCAAATCTTGAAGAAAAAATAAAAATATTAAAAACAACAGATTCTTCAGAATTAAAAGAAGTTTTAGAATATTTGAATATATACAAAAGTGCTATAAAGGAGATTCATACAACAATTAATGAAAGAAATAGTATTGTTGAAGGGGAGCTTTATAAAATTGGTCCTAAAATTGGCGATTTATCAGAAGAAATGATAATATCAATAAAAGAAGATCAAAATGCACTTGGACCAAAAGTATCTGAGCTAAATAATAATATAAAATCATTAGTATCGATTATTTCTATAATTATTTTAGTAATTTGTATTTTTATAGCTATTATTCTTCCAAGAAATATAAATAATCTTCTAAATACATTCCAAGATGGACTATTTAGTTTCTTTGCGTACCTAAACCGAGAATCAACAAAAGCAGAATTAATAAATCTAGATTCAAAAGATGAATTTGGACAAATGGCAAAAGTGGTAAATGAAAATATAGTAAAAACACAAAAAGGAATAGAAGAAGATAGAAAACTAATAGATGAAACAATAGCAGTATTAGGTGAATTTGAACAAGGTGACTTGTGCCAAAGATTAAACCTAAGTGTTTCAAACCCAGCATTGATGCAGTTAAAAGAAGTTTTAAATAATATGGCTTCTAATTTAGAAAATAATATAGATAATGTATTAAAAGTATTAGAACAATATTCAAATTATAATTACTTAAATAAAATAGACCAAAAAGGTTTAAAAGAACACCTTTTAAAACTAGCAAGTGGTGTAAATAGCTTAGGTGATTCAATAACACAAATGTTAATCGATAATAAAACAAATGGATTGACTTTAGGTAAAAGTTCAAGTGAATTACTTCTAAATGTAGATAAATTAAACTTAAGCTCAAATGAAGCAGCAGCATCTTTAGAAGAAACAGCAGCAGCCTTAGAAGAGATAACTTCAAATGTAAGAAATAATACTCAAAATATAGCACAAATGGCAAAACTGTCAAGTGAAGTAACAAAATTGGCAAATGATGGAGAAAACTTTGCAAATCAAACAACAGTTGCAATGGATGAAATAAATAATCAAGTAAACTTAGTAAATGAAGCAATAAGTATAATAGATAATATAGCATTCCAAACAAATATCCTTTCTTTAAACGCAGCAGTTGAAGCAGCAACAGCAGGTGAAGCAGGAAAAGGATTTGCAGTTGTTGCACAAGAAGTGCGAAACCTAGCATCAAGAAGCGCAGAAGCTGCACAAGATATAAAAACAATAGTTGAAAACGCAACAATAAAAGCAAATCAAGGTAAAAGTATTGCAACAAATATGATAGGAGGATATAAAGAGTTAAATCATAGTATATCTCAAACAATAAACTTAATAAATGATATACAAAACGCAAGTAAAGAACAACTGTCAGGAATAGAACAAATAAATGATGCAGTAACACAATTAGATAGACAAACACAACAAAATGCAAGTATCGCAACACAAACACAAGATATAGCAATAGTAGCAGATGAGATAGCAAAATTAGTAGTAAGTGATGTTGATGCAAAAGAGTTTGTAGGGAAAGATAAAGTAAAAGGTAAAGATATTAATAAAAATAAAGAGTTGAATAATAATCAAAAAGAGAAATCGTTAGATTCACCATTTATAAATAAAAAGAGTTCAAAAAGATCAGAGCAATCTGATGAATGGGAGAACTTCTAG